The following DNA comes from Frankia casuarinae.
CCGCTGCCGGGTGGTGGTGTGTCACCGATCCGACGGCCCCCGCCGACCCCACCCGGTGACACCCCGATCCGCGGGCTCCCGTCCAGTTACGGCACGTCGCACGTCAGCTCACGCCCAGGGCAAGTTCGGCATCGACCAGTGCGGTGATGCTGCCGGCACGGGCCTCGTCGATGATGGCCTGGAGCTGTTCGACGCTCATCTGGATCCGCTGGCCGAAGTCGTCGGTCAGCACGATGCGCCGCTCCGCCGGAGCTTCGTGGTCGACGAAGAGCTCCGGGCAACCACAGTTGCATTTTCCGCAGAAGGTCAAAATGTGACGCCCATGAGTAGATCCGGACATGTCGCCTCCCGGGGTAGCGGACCAATCAGGAATATCAGTCTAAGATCCTCTCAGGGAAACGTCTGCGCGTTTACCGGATTCCGGGGGCACGGACACGGGGCGCAGTCAGGGGGCACGGTCAGGGGCCGGGGGACCCCCGGCGGAGTCGTCCGGCAGCCCACCCACGCCACCGCCGCCGGACGCGCCACCGCCGGACGCGCCAAAGGCCCCGGGCCCCATGTGGGGATACACGTGGTCGGCAGGCGGAGCGAGATTCTCCTTGATCACCCGTGGGCTGACCCAGCGCAGCAGGTTCTGCGCGGAACCGGCCTTGTCGTTGGTACCGGAACGGCGAGCGCCGCCGAACGGCTGCCTGCCGACCACGGCCCCGGTCGGCTTGTCATTGACGTAGAAGTTGCCGGCCGCGAAGCGCAGCACGTGTTCGGCGCGAGCGATCGCCGAGCGGTCGGTCGCGACGACGGCACCGGTGAGCGCGTAGGACGAGGTCCGATCGATCAGTGTCAGCACGTCGTCCCAGGCACCTGGCCGGTTGTCGTCGTAGACGTGAACCGACAGGATCGGGCCGAACAGCTCGCGGGTGAACCACTCCCGCCCGGGATCGGTGCCGAGCAGCACCGTCGGCCGGACGAACCAGCCGACAGCGTCATCGCACTGTGCCCCGGCGAGAACGGTGACGGTCGAATCGCTGGCAGCGCGGGTGCACGCGGCGGCCAGGCGATCGTAGGCGCGCGCGTCGATGACCGCACCGGTGAAATGGTCGAAGTCGCTGACGTCCCCCACCGACAGTGCCTCGGTCGCGGCGGCGAGTTCGGCGTCCAGGCGCCGCCACAGGCTTGCGGGCAGGTACGCCCGGGAGGCCGCCGAGCATTTCTGGCCGCTGTACTCGAAGGACCCCCGCAGCAGCGCGGTACGCAGCACGTCGACGTCGGCCGAGGGATGCGCCACCACGAAGTCCTTGCCACCGGTCTCCCCGACGATCCGCGGATAGGAACGGTAGCCGTCCAGATTCTCGCCGACCGCCCGCCACAGCCGGGCGAAGACGGCGGGAGAACCGGTGAAATGAACGCCGGCCAGATCCGGGTCGGAGAACACCACGTCGCTGACCGGTTCACCCGAACCGCCGACGAGGTTGATGACGCCGGGCGGCAACCCCGCCGATTCCAGCAGCCGCATCAGGAAATGTGCGGCGAACGCCTGCGTGGGAGCCGGCTTCCAGACGACAGTGTTCCCCATCAACGCCGGCGCGGTCGCCAGGTTCCCGGCGATGGCGGTGAAGTTGAACGGACTGACCGCGTAGACGAATCCCTCCAGTGGACGCAGATCCAGCCGGTTCCATTCCCCGATCCCGCTGGCCGGCACGTCGGCCAGCAACTCGGCGGCGAACATCACGTTGAACCGCCAGAAGTCGATCAGCTCGCAGGCGGCGTCGATCTCCGCCTGTTGGCAGGTCTTCGACTGGCCCAGCATGGTGGCCGCGTTCAGCGTGTCCCGCCACGGGCCGGCGAGCGCCTCCGCGGCGCGCAGGAGCACCGCGGCCCGTCCCGCGAAACCCAGATCCCGCCAGCCGGGGGCGGCCTTCTTCGCCGCGGCGACCGCCGCGGCCGCGTCCGCGTGGGTGCTCTCTCGCAGCGTTCCGAGCACCCGCCGGTATGCATGAGGCTGCACGACGTCGCGGGCCGGGCCGCCGCCGAGATGCTGGTGTCCCCCGATCGTGTTAGTCAGCTCGATGTGCTCACCGCCCAGCCGGAGCAGGGCCCGCCGCAGACTGGCACGTTCCGGGCTACCCGGGGCGTAGGAACGGGTCGGTTCGTTACGCGCGACCGGAACCGTCACCGGTCCGGTCGCCACGCGCTCTGCTTCGTCCCGTCGCACGCTCCGTCCCCCGTCCAACCAGCCCGCGTCCCAGGCCCGCCCATAATCCCAGGCCCGCCGCGTCCCAGGCCCGCCGCGTCCCAGGCCCGCCCATAATCCCAGGCCCGCCGCGTCTCAGGCCCGACTCCGGAGCGCGCGGGCGGCAAGCAGCAGGTTCGTGGGTCTCTCCACCAGCCGCCGGGTCAGGTACGGCACGCAGTCCGCCCCGTAGGGCACATACACCCGCACCGTGGCCCCGGTCGACGCCAACCGCCGCTGCTCGCCCGGGCGTACCCCGTACAGCAACTGGTATTCGAAGGTCGCGGGCAGGCGTCCCACGTGCTCGGCGAACCGGCCGGCGAGGTTCAGGAGGGCGGGATCGTGAGTGGCAATCATGGGATAGCCCGATCCGGTGAGCAGGATTCCCAGACAGCGGGCGTACGCGGCGGCGACGGCCGGACGTCCCTGGTAGGCCACGGCGGACGGTTCGCGGTAGGCGCCCTTGCACAGCCGCACCCGTGACCCGGCGGTGGCGAGGTCACGGCAGTCCGTCTCGGTGCGCAGAAGCTGCGCCTGCAGGACGGCGCCGACGAAGGGGAAGTCGCGACGCAGCTCCACCAGGGTGTCCAACGTCGAGTCCGTGGTGGTGTGATCCTCCATGTCCAGGGTGACCGTCGCGTTCGCCGCCGCTGCCCGCGCGCAGAGCTCGGCGGCGTTCTCGTATGACAGCTTGCGGCCGTCGCGGGGCACGGCCTGACCGAGCGCGGACAGCTTCACCGAGACGTCGAGACCGGCGGCGATCCCCGCGCGGTCGGCGAGGTCGAGCAGCCCGAGGTAGGCCAGCAGAGTGTCGGCCGCGTCCTGCGCACGGGTGATGTCCTCACCGAGCAGATCCACTGTCGCCAGGAGGCCGAGGTCGGCAAGTCCGGCTACCGCGGCGATCGCGTCCGTATCGGACGGGCCGGCGACGAAGCGATCGATGATCCCCCGGGCGAGGGGGGTACGTGTGACGAGCGCGCGGGTGAGCGGATGGCGGGACACGGGAGGCATCAGCTTTTGGATCATATCGATCGTCCCTCTGAGGCGACGTGACAGAATGAGCGCGATCCGAAGCTTCACGTAAGCTCAATGCTCTGTCCAGCCCAGCGGCGCGGAATGCCGCGCCGTCTCAGAGCGCGCCGTCTCAGAGCGCGCCGTCTCAGATGCGACGCAGGCCGGCGAGTACCCGGTCGAGCAACTCGAGCTGCGGGGCTCCCGTCGGCATGGTGAGCTGGGAGATCTCTACCAGGCGGTCCGCCGCCGCGTCGGCGACGAGCACGCGGACGACGCCCACGGGCAAACGCAGCTCGGCCGCGATCTCGATCACCGACTGAGGCTGCACGCACATCGCGACGATCGACTTCTGTTCGAGAAGCAGGACGGACAGCCGCCCGCGGCCGAGCGGTGTCGTGGTCACCATGGCCTCGAGCGCCAGCAGACGGGACGGGCGCGCCCGGCCGCGGGTCGCCGTGTACGGCCGCACAAGCTCGCCCGACGGCTCCACCGCGTCCCCGTTCACGTGATCACCTGATCACCTGGTCATAGGGGTATGGGGTCATGGGGGATGTCACCTGGTGGACACCTGGTCACACACTTTCGCGGCGGGCCGGGGTGAGCGCCTCCCGGGTCCGGGCGACGAGCACCGTCATCTCGTACCCTACGAGCCCGATATCGCAGGTGTTGGTGGCGAGCACGGCCAGATAGGACCCCTCCCCGACTGCCATGAGCAGCAGCGAGCCCTGGGCCATCTCGACGATGGTCTGGGTGACGTGGCCGCCGTCCACGAAGTCGGCGGCGGCCAGGGTCAGGCTGAACAGACCGGACGCGAGAGAACCCAGCCGTTCCGCCCGCTCCCGCGGGAGACCAGTGCAGACGGCGAGGAGATGCCCGTCCGAGGACGCGACGATCGCATTGGCCACGCCGGGCACGAAGTCGACGAAGTTGTTGACGAGCCAGTCGAGCGAGGGATGCTCGGGATCCGCGCGGGTCACGCGTCCTCCAGACTATGCGAATCAGACGGTGCGAATCAGACGGTGTGGTGTCCGCGCGCAGGCAGGAAGGGTGCGGATGGTCATCCGTCCCCGCCAGGCTCGTCAGGGGTCTCCCTTGACACCACGGGCATGGTGAACGCCTTCGTACAGTCGGCTCAGGCGGCCGCGGATCCGTTCGGGCGCCACCGTCTGCCGTTCCGGGGCCGGCGTGAGCGCCGCTGCCGGGCCGAAAAGGTCGGGACCGGCATCGGGGGGGCGAGCGGTCGCGGACCTGGACGGGGGTGTGCCCAACGGGTCCGGGCCGAGGAGCCCGTGGGTCTGCGGGGCGCGGATCGGCAGCCCGGAGGGGGTCCTGGGACCGTCTGGCCCGATGGGGGGATGGTCACTCACCGCCGCTTCGCCTGAGCCCGGTACCCCACCGACGGTTATCGCCCCGCCTGACCGTGCCGCCCCACCGGCCGCTGAGGGCTCAAGGGACGCGGGTGGCTCAAGGGACGCGGGTGGCTCAAGGGACGCGGGTGGGATGCGCTCCGCGGAACGCGACGGTGCCGGATCTCGCGTGAACCAGTTGAACTTCTCCTCGGGGACCTCGGGGACCTCGGGGACCTCGGGGACCTCGGAGGGCTCGGAGGGCTCGGAGGGCTCGGGCGACCGCACCGCGGCGGCGCGCATCCTTCTGTCCGCCCCACGCTCGCGCCGACGACGGAGCGCGGCCACCGCCTCCTCTATCGGAGGCAGGGCGGCCCCGCCATCCGATCCCGTGGCGGCGCCCGGACGCGACCCGCCACCCGCCTCGGCCGCGGTGGGCAGGTCGGCGTCGTCGGCGAGCTCGTCAACGACGTCGAGATCGACACCGCGCGGCCGGAACCACTCCTCGGTCGGTGTGTAGGAGGTGTAGGAGCCGAGAGCGGCCGGCGGCGTATCGGGACCGCCGAGCGACCCCGCAGGCCCAGCAGGCCCCGCAGGCCCGTAACCGTTCAGGCCCGTCGCACCGGGCCCCGCCAGGCCGGGAGCCGCCAGGCCGTTGCCATGAGACGCGCTGCCATGAGACGCGCTGCCACGAGACGCGCTGCCACGAGACGCGCTGCCCGCGACGAGCAGCACGGCGGGCAGATGGACGAGCGCGCGAACCCCGCCGGTATCCGAGCGTGCCAGCCGCACCTCGATGTCGTGCCGCGCGGCCAGGCGGGCCACGACGAACAGGCCGAGGCGTTGGGCGATCGAGAAGTCGAACACCGGAGGCTCGGCCAGCCGCTGGTTGGCTGCGGTCAGCTCCTTCTCCGACATCCCGAGGCCGGCGTCGTCGATGATGATGAGCAATCCGCCGTCGTCAAGGCGGGACGCCGCGAGGTCGACCGCGAGGTATGGCGGGGAGAACTGGGCGGCGTTCTCCAACAGCTCGGCGACGAGGTGGACGACGTGGTTGACGGAGTCGGCCGCAACCTGCACCTCCGGCACCTCGATGATCTGGATCCGTTCGTACTGCTCGATCTCGCCGATCGCGGCCTGCAGCACGTCACCCAGCGGTACCGGACCCGCCCGGCGCCGGCCCGGGCCGGCCCCCGCGAGCACGAGCAGGTTCTCGCTGTTGCGGCGCATCCGGGTCGCCAGGTGGTCGAGCTTGAACAGGTTCTCCAGCTGGAGGGGGTTCTCCTCGCTGGCCTCCAGCCGGTCGATGAGCGCGATCTGCCGTTCGATGAGGCTCTGGCTGCGCCGGGACAGGCTCAGGAACAGGGTGTTGACGTTGCGCCGCAGGCCGGCCTGTTCGGTGGCCAGCCGCACCGCCTCGTGCTGCAGCTCGTCGAAGGTGCGCGCGACCTCGCCGATCTCGTCGCGGGAGTCGACGGCGATGGACCGGATCGTCGTGTCGACCTGGTCCGGGTACGCGGTTTGCAGCTGCTCGATCAGGCGGGGAAGGCGCTCGTGGGCGACGTCGAGGGCGCCCGTCCGCAGCCTGCGCAGGGGGCCGGTCATCGTGCGCGCGATCGCCAGCGTCCACACGATCGCACCGGCCATGATAATGATGATCAGCGCGCCGAGGATGGCGGTTCGCTCCCAGGCGGTGGAGCGCAGGTCGCTCGCGGACCCGATGACGTCGTCGAGCAGTCCGGTCTCGACGGTGCGCAGCAGCTCGATGTGGGTGGTGCTGGCCGCGAACCACTGGTCGGGATCGATGCCGAGGTCGGGCAGCCGCTGACGCTGGATGGCACGGTCGGAGGTGCGCTTGACCGTCAGCACCGCCTGACCGTTGACGATCTGATCATAGCGGGTCCGGTCGCTGGGTCGGGCTGCGGCGCGGAACGCGTCCTGGGCCGTCTGCTCCTCGGCGAGGAGACCGGACATCCGTTCGGCGGCGCCGAACTCGAACCGGCCGGTGAGGGCCGCGGCGTAGAGCTGACCGCGGATCTGGGAGTTGATCTCCTTGATGGTCGACAGGTCATTGAGGACCGTGGTGGCGTAGCGGAGCTCGTCGTCGTCCCGGTCCTGCCCGATCCGGCGGTCGAAGGCGAGCAGGCGGCTGATCGTGGTCGAGTACTCGCTCAGGATCGCGCCGATGGGCAGCTTCCCGCCCCGGACGGCCTGACGCAGCGCGGGCAGTGCGGCGATGCTCTGCCGCACCCGCACGGACAGCGGGGAGGCCCCTCGGCCGAGACGGCCGGAGGAGGACCCCAGCGAGGCCTGGAAACGGGTTAGCACCTTGTCCACGACACGCTGCTCGGTGTTCAGCCGGTCGGCCAGCGCCCTGCTGGTCGGGGCGGCGCCACGCCCGCTCATGATGAAGCCCGCGGCGAGGTCCCGCTCGAGCTGCATCTCGTGCACCGCCGCGGTCACATCCCGGCCGAGCCTCGCCGAGGTCACCCCGTGACCGTAGCTGGCCGCGTCGGACAGCCAGGTCACGCCGGCGAGAATCGCTACCGCCAAGAAGGCCGCCATGGGCACCGCCAAGGCCGCGAAGAGCTTCCCGCGCACGGGGAGGTCGTGCAGGCGCAGCCGCCGCCACGGACGCGATCGGAACTCCCCCGCCCCGGTCGTAGCCACGGCGGGGGCCGCGGCCCCGGTCACGGCCCCGGTCACGGTCACGGTCACGGCCCCCGCCGAGTGCCGCCGACGCCGCACCGGGGATGGCTGCTCCCGGTCCCCGGGTGTGCCCGCGCCACAATGCCGGCTCTCGGCAGAGGAGCCCGGCGGGTCATCCGCCGCGACCCGCCTTCTTCCCGGCTGGACCACGAGATCCGTACCTCTCGCCCTCTCGGATCGCCCTCTGGAACTGTCCCGCCAGGCCAGTCCCGGCCCTGGCCGGCAAAGACTATGCCTTGGCCGGCAAAGACTATGTGGGCGCCCGATGTCGCCGCCGGTGGGGTCGCCAGTAGGCTCGCCTGACGATTGGCCCCGTCAATCACCCGCGCTGCTGGACAGCCCGGCTGCGGTTGTTGTCCGACAAACAACTAGTGTCGCCGCTGGCCACTGCCAGCTTTCACTCCTCACCGAGCCGGGCATGCGGGAGCACGATGATCCACGGGTTTCGAAGCACGGTCGCGGGCCTTGCGCTTCTCTCCGCGGTCGTGCTGGCCGCCTGTGGTAGCGGTGGCAAAGCCGAGCCGGCCCGAGTTTCCGGCGAGGTCAAGATCGGACTGCTCGCCCCCATGACCCATGGCGATACCGAGACGGGGCGTGACGCACAACGCGGAGCAGAGCTCGCCAGCCGTCTCATCAACGCCGGCGAAAGCTGGGCGAGCGACGGGACCAGAGACCTCTGGGGGCCAGCCGGCCGGGCCCACCTTTCTGTTGTGACATTGGATACAAGTAGCGATCCGCGCCAGACCGCGGACGCCACGTCACGCTTGGCGACCGACCACGGCGTCGTGGGCATCGTCGGCGCGTTCACCCCCGACGCCACCCTGGAAGCCAGCCAGCGGGCCGAACGCCTGCGGATCCCGTTCGTCAGCGGGGGCCCGTCGCTGACGGCGCTGACCGAACGTGGGCTGAGCTGGTTCTTCCGGATCGGACCCGACGCGGCCGACTACGGCGGCGCCTTCCTGTCCCTGCTGCGTGACGCCGAGCAGCCGGGCCAGGAACGCCGACGCGTCGCCCTGCTCTACACCAACGACGCCACCGGCCTCGATATGCAGGCGACCGTGGCGGAGTTCGCCGAGGAGACCGGTTACCCGATCGTGGCGAGCGTGGCCTACCAGCCGGGTACGGGCCAGCCGGGTACGGGCGATCTGGCCGCCGCTGTCGGCGCCCTGCAAGCCACTGCACCCGACATTGTACTGACGAATATTTCTCCCGGTCAGGGCGCAATTCTGGGAAACACTTTCCGGGATGGTGGATACATACCGCCCGCGGTTGTCGTGTACGGCGACCCGGCGGAGGCCGCCCGACTCGCCGCGGTTCCCGAGTTCGCCGATCGGGTCAGCCGCCAGGTCGCCTG
Coding sequences within:
- the pruA gene encoding L-glutamate gamma-semialdehyde dehydrogenase; the encoded protein is MATGPVTVPVARNEPTRSYAPGSPERASLRRALLRLGGEHIELTNTIGGHQHLGGGPARDVVQPHAYRRVLGTLRESTHADAAAAVAAAKKAAPGWRDLGFAGRAAVLLRAAEALAGPWRDTLNAATMLGQSKTCQQAEIDAACELIDFWRFNVMFAAELLADVPASGIGEWNRLDLRPLEGFVYAVSPFNFTAIAGNLATAPALMGNTVVWKPAPTQAFAAHFLMRLLESAGLPPGVINLVGGSGEPVSDVVFSDPDLAGVHFTGSPAVFARLWRAVGENLDGYRSYPRIVGETGGKDFVVAHPSADVDVLRTALLRGSFEYSGQKCSAASRAYLPASLWRRLDAELAAATEALSVGDVSDFDHFTGAVIDARAYDRLAAACTRAASDSTVTVLAGAQCDDAVGWFVRPTVLLGTDPGREWFTRELFGPILSVHVYDDNRPGAWDDVLTLIDRTSSYALTGAVVATDRSAIARAEHVLRFAAGNFYVNDKPTGAVVGRQPFGGARRSGTNDKAGSAQNLLRWVSPRVIKENLAPPADHVYPHMGPGAFGASGGGASGGGGVGGLPDDSAGGPPAPDRAP
- a CDS encoding proline dehydrogenase family protein, whose product is MIQKLMPPVSRHPLTRALVTRTPLARGIIDRFVAGPSDTDAIAAVAGLADLGLLATVDLLGEDITRAQDAADTLLAYLGLLDLADRAGIAAGLDVSVKLSALGQAVPRDGRKLSYENAAELCARAAAANATVTLDMEDHTTTDSTLDTLVELRRDFPFVGAVLQAQLLRTETDCRDLATAGSRVRLCKGAYREPSAVAYQGRPAVAAAYARCLGILLTGSGYPMIATHDPALLNLAGRFAEHVGRLPATFEYQLLYGVRPGEQRRLASTGATVRVYVPYGADCVPYLTRRLVERPTNLLLAARALRSRA
- a CDS encoding DUF742 domain-containing protein, with the translated sequence MNGDAVEPSGELVRPYTATRGRARPSRLLALEAMVTTTPLGRGRLSVLLLEQKSIVAMCVQPQSVIEIAAELRLPVGVVRVLVADAAADRLVEISQLTMPTGAPQLELLDRVLAGLRRI
- a CDS encoding roadblock/LC7 domain-containing protein, translated to MTRADPEHPSLDWLVNNFVDFVPGVANAIVASSDGHLLAVCTGLPRERAERLGSLASGLFSLTLAAADFVDGGHVTQTIVEMAQGSLLLMAVGEGSYLAVLATNTCDIGLVGYEMTVLVARTREALTPARRESV
- a CDS encoding sensor histidine kinase; translation: MTVTVTGAVTGAAAPAVATTGAGEFRSRPWRRLRLHDLPVRGKLFAALAVPMAAFLAVAILAGVTWLSDAASYGHGVTSARLGRDVTAAVHEMQLERDLAAGFIMSGRGAAPTSRALADRLNTEQRVVDKVLTRFQASLGSSSGRLGRGASPLSVRVRQSIAALPALRQAVRGGKLPIGAILSEYSTTISRLLAFDRRIGQDRDDDELRYATTVLNDLSTIKEINSQIRGQLYAAALTGRFEFGAAERMSGLLAEEQTAQDAFRAAARPSDRTRYDQIVNGQAVLTVKRTSDRAIQRQRLPDLGIDPDQWFAASTTHIELLRTVETGLLDDVIGSASDLRSTAWERTAILGALIIIIMAGAIVWTLAIARTMTGPLRRLRTGALDVAHERLPRLIEQLQTAYPDQVDTTIRSIAVDSRDEIGEVARTFDELQHEAVRLATEQAGLRRNVNTLFLSLSRRSQSLIERQIALIDRLEASEENPLQLENLFKLDHLATRMRRNSENLLVLAGAGPGRRRAGPVPLGDVLQAAIGEIEQYERIQIIEVPEVQVAADSVNHVVHLVAELLENAAQFSPPYLAVDLAASRLDDGGLLIIIDDAGLGMSEKELTAANQRLAEPPVFDFSIAQRLGLFVVARLAARHDIEVRLARSDTGGVRALVHLPAVLLVAGSASRGSASRGSASHGSASHGNGLAAPGLAGPGATGLNGYGPAGPAGPAGSLGGPDTPPAALGSYTSYTPTEEWFRPRGVDLDVVDELADDADLPTAAEAGGGSRPGAATGSDGGAALPPIEEAVAALRRRRERGADRRMRAAAVRSPEPSEPSEPSEVPEVPEVPEVPEEKFNWFTRDPAPSRSAERIPPASLEPPASLEPPASLEPSAAGGAARSGGAITVGGVPGSGEAAVSDHPPIGPDGPRTPSGLPIRAPQTHGLLGPDPLGTPPSRSATARPPDAGPDLFGPAAALTPAPERQTVAPERIRGRLSRLYEGVHHARGVKGDP
- a CDS encoding ABC transporter substrate-binding protein, with product MIHGFRSTVAGLALLSAVVLAACGSGGKAEPARVSGEVKIGLLAPMTHGDTETGRDAQRGAELASRLINAGESWASDGTRDLWGPAGRAHLSVVTLDTSSDPRQTADATSRLATDHGVVGIVGAFTPDATLEASQRAERLRIPFVSGGPSLTALTERGLSWFFRIGPDAADYGGAFLSLLRDAEQPGQERRRVALLYTNDATGLDMQATVAEFAEETGYPIVASVAYQPGTGQPGTGDLAAAVGALQATAPDIVLTNISPGQGAILGNTFRDGGYIPPAVVVYGDPAEAARLAAVPEFADRVSRQVAWSMPIARANPLAARVIDRYLHDFGAPMTENAAEAFTAMTTIAQAIDDAGSTDRELVRSALTALNLPASSTIMPWNGVHFDGTHQNTLSATAIEQTTGTTFRTVYPRDLATTTVKWPAPGTAVTTVGHPSSRATSASQSTPGTRTRTRTRNE